Proteins encoded within one genomic window of Thunnus albacares chromosome 13, fThuAlb1.1, whole genome shotgun sequence:
- the srrt gene encoding serrate RNA effector molecule homolog isoform X1 gives MGDSDDEYDRRRRDKFRRERSDYDRSREREDRRRDDWNDREWDRGRERRSRGEYRDYDRGRRERFTPPRHDMSPQQKRMRRDWDDHGGEPYRGGYDLGYGGGGGPSYGPPQHWGHPDLHLMQPHHGIPIQARLGNIHDMDLGPPPPIMKSFKEFLVSLDDSVDETEAVKRYNEYKIDFRRQQMQDFFLAHKDEEWFRSKYHPDEASRLKAEAQGALRNRVNVFVFLMENNWFDNVSLDIEQTPAIIKVLDAAVIKMEGGTDHDLRILDLPSEEEEEREKSASVSGGAEPPKREDLKTLDGERKPSEEKDKTEKDESDSASTERAAARAEEGEDVKEEAEKEAAEEEMPEPKKPRRKRKRSGDSDDEASASESDSDSDSDSNSNCSDKPVKKEEVEDKDEEEEEGEEVKPKENAEEEKKEEKKPKDDAPRPRPLHRTCSLFMRSIAPTISKAEIIALCRRYPGFLRVCLSDPHPERRFFRRCWVTFDRSVNIKEVCWNLQNIRLRDCELAPGVNRDLARRVRNVNGITQHKQVLRNDIKLAAKLIHALDEKGDLWSIKSQDEVQSTELPAQNPILKNITDYLIEEVSAEEEELLGSASGMDPEESTKEGNPAEMTVERDDKLAKVLDRLILYLRIVHSIDYYNTCEYPSEDEMPNRCGMVHVRGPIPPNRITHGEVQQWQKMMEEKLSPLFSLKEVLSEEEAAKMGRKDPEEEVEKFVSANTQELGKDKWLCPLSGKKFKGPEFVRKHILNKHGDKIEEVKKEVVFFNNFLMDAKRPSLPEMKLPPLPGPGQGLLSPSMPFPPQGPQGPMGFGQPRPPLMGYGGMSSDCTLLVFVVVDSAHYFCFDFESSVAGGPPYPPNQYGGGRGNYDNFRGQGGYLGKPRNIRMSRGDPRNIIEYRDLDAPDDMDFF, from the exons ATGGGAGACAGTGATGATGAGTACGATCGCAGGAGAAGGGACAAATTCAGACGGGAGAGAAGTGACTATGACCgatccagagagagagaagacagacgCAGAGATGACTGGAACGACAG GGAGTGGGACAGGGGCAGGGAACGTCGTAGCCGCGGGGAGTACCGGGATTATGACAGAGGTCGTAGGGAGAGATTCACTCCGCCGAGACATGACATGAGTCCCCAGCAGAAACGTATGAGAAGAGACTG GGATGACCATGGTGGAGAACCTTACCGTGGTGGATACGACTTAGGTTATGGAGGCGGAGGAGGGCCTAGCTATGGCCCACCACAGCACTGGGGCCACCCTGACTTGCACCTCATGCAGCCTCATCATGGTATCCCCATTCAGGCGAG GCTTGGTAACATTCATGACATGGATTTGGGTCCTCCCCCTCCGATAATGAAGAGCTTTAAGGAGTTCCTGGTGTCCCTGGATGATTCTGTGGATGAGACTGAAGCAGTCAAACGCTACAATGAGTACAAGATCGACTTCCGCCGACAGCAGATGCAAGATTTCTTTTTGGCTCATAAGGATGAAGAGTG GTTCAGGTCCAAGTACCACCCAGATGAGGCCAGCCGACTTAAGGCAGAGGCCCAAGGTGCCCTGCGCAACCGtgtgaatgtctttgtgttcCTGATGGAGAACAACTGGTTTGATAATGTCTCCTTGGATATTGAACAAACGCCAGCCATCATCAAGGTTCTGGATGCAG CTGTGATAAAAATGGAAGGAGGGACGGATCATGATCTTCGCATCTTGGACCTGCCGtctgaagaggaagaggaaagggaGAAGTCAGCATCTGTTTCAGGGGGAGCTGAACCTCCCAAGAGAGAAGATCTCAAAACTTTGGACGGTGAACGCAAACCCTcagaagagaaagacaagacTGAGAAG GACGAGAGCGATTCTGCCAGCACAGAAAGAGCCGCTGCCAGGGCAGAAGAAGGGGAGGATGTTAAAGAGGAGGCGGAGAAAGAAGCTGCCGAAGAAGAAATGCCTGAACCCAAGAAG CcgagaagaaagaggaagcgCAGTGGAGACAGCGATGATGAAGCCAGTGCCTCAGAGAGCGACTCTGACTCGGATTCAGACTCCAACTCCAACTGCTCCGACAAACCTGTGAAGAAGGAAGAGGTGGAAGACaaggatgaggaagaagaggagggtgaaG AGGTGAAACCTAAGGAGAATgctgaggaggaaaagaaagaagaaaagaagccCAAAGATGACGCTCCCAGACCGCGGCCTCTCCACAGGACCTGTTCTCTGTTCATGAGAAGCATCGCTCCCACTATTTCCAAGGCTGAGATTATTGCA ctgtGTCGTAGATACCCCGGCTTTCTACGTGTTTGCTTGTCTGATCCCCATCCGGAGCGCAG GTTTTTCAGACGTTGCTGGGTGACGTTTGACCGCAGTGTCAACATCAAAGAGGTCTGCTGGAATCTGCAGAACATACGA CTGCGAGACTGTGAACTGGCACCAGGGGTGAACAGGGACCTGGCTCGGAGGGTGCGTAATGTTAATGGCATCACTCAGCACAAGCAGGTGCTCCGCAATGACATCAAGCTGGCTGCCAAACTCATCCATGCCTTGGACGAGAAAGGAGACCTGTGGAGCATCAAGTCCCAGGACGAGGTTCAGAGCACAGAG TTGCCAGCCCAGAACCCCATCTTGAAGAATATCACTGATTACCTGATAGAGGAGGTGagtgctgaggaggaggagctccTGGGTTCTGCGAGTGGGATGGATCCTGAGGAGAGCACCAAGGAAGGAAACCCTGCAGAGATGACGGTGGAGAGGGATGACAAGCTAGCCAAG GTTTTGGACCGTCTTATCTTGTATCTGCGCATCGTGCATTCAATTGATTATTACAACACCTGTGAATATCCCAGTGAGGATGAAATGCCCAATCGCTGTGGCATGGTCCATGTACGTGGACCCATCCCTCCCAACCGCATCACACATGGAGAAG TGCAACAGTGGCAGAAGATGATGGAGGAGAAGCTGAGTCCTTTGTTTAGTTTAAAAGAAGTACTGTCTGAGGAAGAGGCAGCGAAGATGGGCCGCAAGGATcctgaggaggaggtggaaaaGTTTGTGTCTGCAAACACTCAGGAGCTTGGAAAAGACAAATGGCTCTGTCCGCTTAGTGGCAAGAAATTTAAG GGGCCTGAGTTTGTACGGAAGCACATCCTGAACAAACACGGCGACAAAATTGAAGAAGTGAAAAAGGAGGTGGTGTTCTTCAACAATTTCCTGATGGATGCCAAGAGACCGTCTCTGCCAGAGATGAAACTTCCTCCTCTTCCAGGTCCAGGTCAAG GTTTGCTTTCTCCCAGCATGCCATTTCCTCCTCAGGGTCCTCAGGGTCCAATGGGCTTTGGACAGCCTCGTCCCCCACTGATGGGCTATGGCGGTATGTCCTCTGACTGTACTctacttgtttttgttgtggtgGATAGTGCCCACtacttttgttttgattttgaatcCTCTGTTGCAGGTGGACCTCCCTACCCCCCCAATCAGTACGGAGGAGGCAGAGGCAACTATGACAACTTCCGCGGACAAGGTGGCTATCTTGGGAAGCCACGCAACATCAG AATGTCACGAGGTGATCCACGCAACATCATTGAATATCGTGACCTGGACGCACCTGATGATATGGACTTCTTTTAG
- the srrt gene encoding serrate RNA effector molecule homolog isoform X5 — protein MGDSDDEYDRRRRDKFRRERSDYDRSREREDRRRDDWNDREWDRGRERRSRGEYRDYDRGRRERFTPPRHDMSPQQKRMRRDWDDHGGEPYRGGYDLGYGGGGGPSYGPPQHWGHPDLHLMQPHHGIPIQARLGNIHDMDLGPPPPIMKSFKEFLVSLDDSVDETEAVKRYNEYKIDFRRQQMQDFFLAHKDEEWFRSKYHPDEASRLKAEAQGALRNRVNVFVFLMENNWFDNVSLDIEQTPAIIKVLDAAVIKMEGGTDHDLRILDLPSEEEEEREKSASVSGGAEPPKREDLKTLDGERKPSEEKDKTEKDESDSASTERAAARAEEGEDVKEEAEKEAAEEEMPEPKKPRRKRKRSGDSDDEASASESDSDSDSDSNSNCSDKPVKKEEVEDKDEEEEEGEEVKPKENAEEEKKEEKKPKDDAPRPRPLHRTCSLFMRSIAPTISKAEIIALCRRYPGFLRVCLSDPHPERRFFRRCWVTFDRSVNIKEVCWNLQNIRLRDCELAPGVNRDLARRVRNVNGITQHKQVLRNDIKLAAKLIHALDEKGDLWSIKSQDEVQSTELPAQNPILKNITDYLIEEVSAEEEELLGSASGMDPEESTKEGNPAEMTVERDDKLAKVLDRLILYLRIVHSIDYYNTCEYPSEDEMPNRCGMVHVRGPIPPNRITHGEVQQWQKMMEEKLSPLFSLKEVLSEEEAAKMGRKDPEEEVEKFVSANTQELGKDKWLCPLSGKKFKGPEFVRKHILNKHGDKIEEVKKEVVFFNNFLMDAKRPSLPEMKLPPLPGPGQGLLSPSMPFPPQGPQGPMGFGQPRPPLMGYGGGPPYPPNQYGGGRGNYDNFRGQGGYLGKPRNIR, from the exons ATGGGAGACAGTGATGATGAGTACGATCGCAGGAGAAGGGACAAATTCAGACGGGAGAGAAGTGACTATGACCgatccagagagagagaagacagacgCAGAGATGACTGGAACGACAG GGAGTGGGACAGGGGCAGGGAACGTCGTAGCCGCGGGGAGTACCGGGATTATGACAGAGGTCGTAGGGAGAGATTCACTCCGCCGAGACATGACATGAGTCCCCAGCAGAAACGTATGAGAAGAGACTG GGATGACCATGGTGGAGAACCTTACCGTGGTGGATACGACTTAGGTTATGGAGGCGGAGGAGGGCCTAGCTATGGCCCACCACAGCACTGGGGCCACCCTGACTTGCACCTCATGCAGCCTCATCATGGTATCCCCATTCAGGCGAG GCTTGGTAACATTCATGACATGGATTTGGGTCCTCCCCCTCCGATAATGAAGAGCTTTAAGGAGTTCCTGGTGTCCCTGGATGATTCTGTGGATGAGACTGAAGCAGTCAAACGCTACAATGAGTACAAGATCGACTTCCGCCGACAGCAGATGCAAGATTTCTTTTTGGCTCATAAGGATGAAGAGTG GTTCAGGTCCAAGTACCACCCAGATGAGGCCAGCCGACTTAAGGCAGAGGCCCAAGGTGCCCTGCGCAACCGtgtgaatgtctttgtgttcCTGATGGAGAACAACTGGTTTGATAATGTCTCCTTGGATATTGAACAAACGCCAGCCATCATCAAGGTTCTGGATGCAG CTGTGATAAAAATGGAAGGAGGGACGGATCATGATCTTCGCATCTTGGACCTGCCGtctgaagaggaagaggaaagggaGAAGTCAGCATCTGTTTCAGGGGGAGCTGAACCTCCCAAGAGAGAAGATCTCAAAACTTTGGACGGTGAACGCAAACCCTcagaagagaaagacaagacTGAGAAG GACGAGAGCGATTCTGCCAGCACAGAAAGAGCCGCTGCCAGGGCAGAAGAAGGGGAGGATGTTAAAGAGGAGGCGGAGAAAGAAGCTGCCGAAGAAGAAATGCCTGAACCCAAGAAG CcgagaagaaagaggaagcgCAGTGGAGACAGCGATGATGAAGCCAGTGCCTCAGAGAGCGACTCTGACTCGGATTCAGACTCCAACTCCAACTGCTCCGACAAACCTGTGAAGAAGGAAGAGGTGGAAGACaaggatgaggaagaagaggagggtgaaG AGGTGAAACCTAAGGAGAATgctgaggaggaaaagaaagaagaaaagaagccCAAAGATGACGCTCCCAGACCGCGGCCTCTCCACAGGACCTGTTCTCTGTTCATGAGAAGCATCGCTCCCACTATTTCCAAGGCTGAGATTATTGCA ctgtGTCGTAGATACCCCGGCTTTCTACGTGTTTGCTTGTCTGATCCCCATCCGGAGCGCAG GTTTTTCAGACGTTGCTGGGTGACGTTTGACCGCAGTGTCAACATCAAAGAGGTCTGCTGGAATCTGCAGAACATACGA CTGCGAGACTGTGAACTGGCACCAGGGGTGAACAGGGACCTGGCTCGGAGGGTGCGTAATGTTAATGGCATCACTCAGCACAAGCAGGTGCTCCGCAATGACATCAAGCTGGCTGCCAAACTCATCCATGCCTTGGACGAGAAAGGAGACCTGTGGAGCATCAAGTCCCAGGACGAGGTTCAGAGCACAGAG TTGCCAGCCCAGAACCCCATCTTGAAGAATATCACTGATTACCTGATAGAGGAGGTGagtgctgaggaggaggagctccTGGGTTCTGCGAGTGGGATGGATCCTGAGGAGAGCACCAAGGAAGGAAACCCTGCAGAGATGACGGTGGAGAGGGATGACAAGCTAGCCAAG GTTTTGGACCGTCTTATCTTGTATCTGCGCATCGTGCATTCAATTGATTATTACAACACCTGTGAATATCCCAGTGAGGATGAAATGCCCAATCGCTGTGGCATGGTCCATGTACGTGGACCCATCCCTCCCAACCGCATCACACATGGAGAAG TGCAACAGTGGCAGAAGATGATGGAGGAGAAGCTGAGTCCTTTGTTTAGTTTAAAAGAAGTACTGTCTGAGGAAGAGGCAGCGAAGATGGGCCGCAAGGATcctgaggaggaggtggaaaaGTTTGTGTCTGCAAACACTCAGGAGCTTGGAAAAGACAAATGGCTCTGTCCGCTTAGTGGCAAGAAATTTAAG GGGCCTGAGTTTGTACGGAAGCACATCCTGAACAAACACGGCGACAAAATTGAAGAAGTGAAAAAGGAGGTGGTGTTCTTCAACAATTTCCTGATGGATGCCAAGAGACCGTCTCTGCCAGAGATGAAACTTCCTCCTCTTCCAGGTCCAGGTCAAG GTTTGCTTTCTCCCAGCATGCCATTTCCTCCTCAGGGTCCTCAGGGTCCAATGGGCTTTGGACAGCCTCGTCCCCCACTGATGGGCTATGGCG GTGGACCTCCCTACCCCCCCAATCAGTACGGAGGAGGCAGAGGCAACTATGACAACTTCCGCGGACAAGGTGGCTATCTTGGGAAGCCACGCAACATCAGGTGA
- the srrt gene encoding serrate RNA effector molecule homolog isoform X2 → MGDSDDEYDRRRRDKFRRERSDYDRSREREDRRRDDWNDREWDRGRERRSRGEYRDYDRGRRERFTPPRHDMSPQQKRMRRDWDDHGGEPYRGGYDLGYGGGGGPSYGPPQHWGHPDLHLMQPHHGIPIQARLGNIHDMDLGPPPPIMKSFKEFLVSLDDSVDETEAVKRYNEYKIDFRRQQMQDFFLAHKDEEWFRSKYHPDEASRLKAEAQGALRNRVNVFVFLMENNWFDNVSLDIEQTPAIIKVLDAAVIKMEGGTDHDLRILDLPSEEEEEREKSASVSGGAEPPKREDLKTLDGERKPSEEKDKTEKDESDSASTERAAARAEEGEDVKEEAEKEAAEEEMPEPKKPRRKRKRSGDSDDEASASESDSDSDSDSNSNCSDKPVKKEEVEDKDEEEEEGEEVKPKENAEEEKKEEKKPKDDAPRPRPLHRTCSLFMRSIAPTISKAEIIALCRRYPGFLRVCLSDPHPERRFFRRCWVTFDRSVNIKEVCWNLQNIRLRDCELAPGVNRDLARRVRNVNGITQHKQVLRNDIKLAAKLIHALDEKGDLWSIKSQDEVQSTELPAQNPILKNITDYLIEEVSAEEEELLGSASGMDPEESTKEGNPAEMTVERDDKLAKVLDRLILYLRIVHSIDYYNTCEYPSEDEMPNRCGMVHVRGPIPPNRITHGEVQQWQKMMEEKLSPLFSLKEVLSEEEAAKMGRKDPEEEVEKFVSANTQELGKDKWLCPLSGKKFKGPEFVRKHILNKHGDKIEEVKKEVVFFNNFLMDAKRPSLPEMKLPPLPGPGQGLLSPSMPFPPQGPQGPMGFGQPRPPLMGYGGGPPYPPNQYGGGRGNYDNFRGQGGYLGKPRNIRMSRGDPRNIIEYRDLDAPDDMDFF, encoded by the exons ATGGGAGACAGTGATGATGAGTACGATCGCAGGAGAAGGGACAAATTCAGACGGGAGAGAAGTGACTATGACCgatccagagagagagaagacagacgCAGAGATGACTGGAACGACAG GGAGTGGGACAGGGGCAGGGAACGTCGTAGCCGCGGGGAGTACCGGGATTATGACAGAGGTCGTAGGGAGAGATTCACTCCGCCGAGACATGACATGAGTCCCCAGCAGAAACGTATGAGAAGAGACTG GGATGACCATGGTGGAGAACCTTACCGTGGTGGATACGACTTAGGTTATGGAGGCGGAGGAGGGCCTAGCTATGGCCCACCACAGCACTGGGGCCACCCTGACTTGCACCTCATGCAGCCTCATCATGGTATCCCCATTCAGGCGAG GCTTGGTAACATTCATGACATGGATTTGGGTCCTCCCCCTCCGATAATGAAGAGCTTTAAGGAGTTCCTGGTGTCCCTGGATGATTCTGTGGATGAGACTGAAGCAGTCAAACGCTACAATGAGTACAAGATCGACTTCCGCCGACAGCAGATGCAAGATTTCTTTTTGGCTCATAAGGATGAAGAGTG GTTCAGGTCCAAGTACCACCCAGATGAGGCCAGCCGACTTAAGGCAGAGGCCCAAGGTGCCCTGCGCAACCGtgtgaatgtctttgtgttcCTGATGGAGAACAACTGGTTTGATAATGTCTCCTTGGATATTGAACAAACGCCAGCCATCATCAAGGTTCTGGATGCAG CTGTGATAAAAATGGAAGGAGGGACGGATCATGATCTTCGCATCTTGGACCTGCCGtctgaagaggaagaggaaagggaGAAGTCAGCATCTGTTTCAGGGGGAGCTGAACCTCCCAAGAGAGAAGATCTCAAAACTTTGGACGGTGAACGCAAACCCTcagaagagaaagacaagacTGAGAAG GACGAGAGCGATTCTGCCAGCACAGAAAGAGCCGCTGCCAGGGCAGAAGAAGGGGAGGATGTTAAAGAGGAGGCGGAGAAAGAAGCTGCCGAAGAAGAAATGCCTGAACCCAAGAAG CcgagaagaaagaggaagcgCAGTGGAGACAGCGATGATGAAGCCAGTGCCTCAGAGAGCGACTCTGACTCGGATTCAGACTCCAACTCCAACTGCTCCGACAAACCTGTGAAGAAGGAAGAGGTGGAAGACaaggatgaggaagaagaggagggtgaaG AGGTGAAACCTAAGGAGAATgctgaggaggaaaagaaagaagaaaagaagccCAAAGATGACGCTCCCAGACCGCGGCCTCTCCACAGGACCTGTTCTCTGTTCATGAGAAGCATCGCTCCCACTATTTCCAAGGCTGAGATTATTGCA ctgtGTCGTAGATACCCCGGCTTTCTACGTGTTTGCTTGTCTGATCCCCATCCGGAGCGCAG GTTTTTCAGACGTTGCTGGGTGACGTTTGACCGCAGTGTCAACATCAAAGAGGTCTGCTGGAATCTGCAGAACATACGA CTGCGAGACTGTGAACTGGCACCAGGGGTGAACAGGGACCTGGCTCGGAGGGTGCGTAATGTTAATGGCATCACTCAGCACAAGCAGGTGCTCCGCAATGACATCAAGCTGGCTGCCAAACTCATCCATGCCTTGGACGAGAAAGGAGACCTGTGGAGCATCAAGTCCCAGGACGAGGTTCAGAGCACAGAG TTGCCAGCCCAGAACCCCATCTTGAAGAATATCACTGATTACCTGATAGAGGAGGTGagtgctgaggaggaggagctccTGGGTTCTGCGAGTGGGATGGATCCTGAGGAGAGCACCAAGGAAGGAAACCCTGCAGAGATGACGGTGGAGAGGGATGACAAGCTAGCCAAG GTTTTGGACCGTCTTATCTTGTATCTGCGCATCGTGCATTCAATTGATTATTACAACACCTGTGAATATCCCAGTGAGGATGAAATGCCCAATCGCTGTGGCATGGTCCATGTACGTGGACCCATCCCTCCCAACCGCATCACACATGGAGAAG TGCAACAGTGGCAGAAGATGATGGAGGAGAAGCTGAGTCCTTTGTTTAGTTTAAAAGAAGTACTGTCTGAGGAAGAGGCAGCGAAGATGGGCCGCAAGGATcctgaggaggaggtggaaaaGTTTGTGTCTGCAAACACTCAGGAGCTTGGAAAAGACAAATGGCTCTGTCCGCTTAGTGGCAAGAAATTTAAG GGGCCTGAGTTTGTACGGAAGCACATCCTGAACAAACACGGCGACAAAATTGAAGAAGTGAAAAAGGAGGTGGTGTTCTTCAACAATTTCCTGATGGATGCCAAGAGACCGTCTCTGCCAGAGATGAAACTTCCTCCTCTTCCAGGTCCAGGTCAAG GTTTGCTTTCTCCCAGCATGCCATTTCCTCCTCAGGGTCCTCAGGGTCCAATGGGCTTTGGACAGCCTCGTCCCCCACTGATGGGCTATGGCG GTGGACCTCCCTACCCCCCCAATCAGTACGGAGGAGGCAGAGGCAACTATGACAACTTCCGCGGACAAGGTGGCTATCTTGGGAAGCCACGCAACATCAG AATGTCACGAGGTGATCCACGCAACATCATTGAATATCGTGACCTGGACGCACCTGATGATATGGACTTCTTTTAG
- the srrt gene encoding serrate RNA effector molecule homolog isoform X3, which translates to MGDSDDEYDRRRRDKFRRERSDYDRSREREDRRRDDWNDREWDRGRERRSRGEYRDYDRGRRERFTPPRHDMSPQQKRMRRDWDDHGGEPYRGGYDLGYGGGGGPSYGPPQHWGHPDLHLMQPHHGIPIQARLGNIHDMDLGPPPPIMKSFKEFLVSLDDSVDETEAVKRYNEYKIDFRRQQMQDFFLAHKDEEWFRSKYHPDEASRLKAEAQGALRNRVNVFVFLMENNWFDNVSLDIEQTPAIIKVLDAAVIKMEGGTDHDLRILDLPSEEEEEREKSASVSGGAEPPKREDLKTLDGERKPSEEKDKTEKDESDSASTERAAARAEEGEDVKEEAEKEAAEEEMPEPKKPRRKRKRSGDSDDEASASESDSDSDSDSNSNCSDKPVKKEEVEDKDEEEEEGEEVKPKENAEEEKKEEKKPKDDAPRPRPLHRTCSLFMRSIAPTISKAEIIALCRRYPGFLRVCLSDPHPERRFFRRCWVTFDRSVNIKEVCWNLQNIRLRDCELAPGVNRDLARRVRNVNGITQHKQVLRNDIKLAAKLIHALDEKGDLWSIKSQDEVQSTELPAQNPILKNITDYLIEEVSAEEEELLGSASGMDPEESTKEGNPAEMTVERDDKLAKVLDRLILYLRIVHSIDYYNTCEYPSEDEMPNRCGMVHVRGPIPPNRITHGEVQQWQKMMEEKLSPLFSLKEVLSEEEAAKMGRKDPEEEVEKFVSANTQELGKDKWLCPLSGKKFKGPEFVRKHILNKHGDKIEEVKKEVVFFNNFLMDAKRPSLPEMKLPPLPGPGLLSPSMPFPPQGPQGPMGFGQPRPPLMGYGGGPPYPPNQYGGGRGNYDNFRGQGGYLGKPRNIRMSRGDPRNIIEYRDLDAPDDMDFF; encoded by the exons ATGGGAGACAGTGATGATGAGTACGATCGCAGGAGAAGGGACAAATTCAGACGGGAGAGAAGTGACTATGACCgatccagagagagagaagacagacgCAGAGATGACTGGAACGACAG GGAGTGGGACAGGGGCAGGGAACGTCGTAGCCGCGGGGAGTACCGGGATTATGACAGAGGTCGTAGGGAGAGATTCACTCCGCCGAGACATGACATGAGTCCCCAGCAGAAACGTATGAGAAGAGACTG GGATGACCATGGTGGAGAACCTTACCGTGGTGGATACGACTTAGGTTATGGAGGCGGAGGAGGGCCTAGCTATGGCCCACCACAGCACTGGGGCCACCCTGACTTGCACCTCATGCAGCCTCATCATGGTATCCCCATTCAGGCGAG GCTTGGTAACATTCATGACATGGATTTGGGTCCTCCCCCTCCGATAATGAAGAGCTTTAAGGAGTTCCTGGTGTCCCTGGATGATTCTGTGGATGAGACTGAAGCAGTCAAACGCTACAATGAGTACAAGATCGACTTCCGCCGACAGCAGATGCAAGATTTCTTTTTGGCTCATAAGGATGAAGAGTG GTTCAGGTCCAAGTACCACCCAGATGAGGCCAGCCGACTTAAGGCAGAGGCCCAAGGTGCCCTGCGCAACCGtgtgaatgtctttgtgttcCTGATGGAGAACAACTGGTTTGATAATGTCTCCTTGGATATTGAACAAACGCCAGCCATCATCAAGGTTCTGGATGCAG CTGTGATAAAAATGGAAGGAGGGACGGATCATGATCTTCGCATCTTGGACCTGCCGtctgaagaggaagaggaaagggaGAAGTCAGCATCTGTTTCAGGGGGAGCTGAACCTCCCAAGAGAGAAGATCTCAAAACTTTGGACGGTGAACGCAAACCCTcagaagagaaagacaagacTGAGAAG GACGAGAGCGATTCTGCCAGCACAGAAAGAGCCGCTGCCAGGGCAGAAGAAGGGGAGGATGTTAAAGAGGAGGCGGAGAAAGAAGCTGCCGAAGAAGAAATGCCTGAACCCAAGAAG CcgagaagaaagaggaagcgCAGTGGAGACAGCGATGATGAAGCCAGTGCCTCAGAGAGCGACTCTGACTCGGATTCAGACTCCAACTCCAACTGCTCCGACAAACCTGTGAAGAAGGAAGAGGTGGAAGACaaggatgaggaagaagaggagggtgaaG AGGTGAAACCTAAGGAGAATgctgaggaggaaaagaaagaagaaaagaagccCAAAGATGACGCTCCCAGACCGCGGCCTCTCCACAGGACCTGTTCTCTGTTCATGAGAAGCATCGCTCCCACTATTTCCAAGGCTGAGATTATTGCA ctgtGTCGTAGATACCCCGGCTTTCTACGTGTTTGCTTGTCTGATCCCCATCCGGAGCGCAG GTTTTTCAGACGTTGCTGGGTGACGTTTGACCGCAGTGTCAACATCAAAGAGGTCTGCTGGAATCTGCAGAACATACGA CTGCGAGACTGTGAACTGGCACCAGGGGTGAACAGGGACCTGGCTCGGAGGGTGCGTAATGTTAATGGCATCACTCAGCACAAGCAGGTGCTCCGCAATGACATCAAGCTGGCTGCCAAACTCATCCATGCCTTGGACGAGAAAGGAGACCTGTGGAGCATCAAGTCCCAGGACGAGGTTCAGAGCACAGAG TTGCCAGCCCAGAACCCCATCTTGAAGAATATCACTGATTACCTGATAGAGGAGGTGagtgctgaggaggaggagctccTGGGTTCTGCGAGTGGGATGGATCCTGAGGAGAGCACCAAGGAAGGAAACCCTGCAGAGATGACGGTGGAGAGGGATGACAAGCTAGCCAAG GTTTTGGACCGTCTTATCTTGTATCTGCGCATCGTGCATTCAATTGATTATTACAACACCTGTGAATATCCCAGTGAGGATGAAATGCCCAATCGCTGTGGCATGGTCCATGTACGTGGACCCATCCCTCCCAACCGCATCACACATGGAGAAG TGCAACAGTGGCAGAAGATGATGGAGGAGAAGCTGAGTCCTTTGTTTAGTTTAAAAGAAGTACTGTCTGAGGAAGAGGCAGCGAAGATGGGCCGCAAGGATcctgaggaggaggtggaaaaGTTTGTGTCTGCAAACACTCAGGAGCTTGGAAAAGACAAATGGCTCTGTCCGCTTAGTGGCAAGAAATTTAAG GGGCCTGAGTTTGTACGGAAGCACATCCTGAACAAACACGGCGACAAAATTGAAGAAGTGAAAAAGGAGGTGGTGTTCTTCAACAATTTCCTGATGGATGCCAAGAGACCGTCTCTGCCAGAGATGAAACTTCCTCCTCTTCCAGGTCCAG GTTTGCTTTCTCCCAGCATGCCATTTCCTCCTCAGGGTCCTCAGGGTCCAATGGGCTTTGGACAGCCTCGTCCCCCACTGATGGGCTATGGCG GTGGACCTCCCTACCCCCCCAATCAGTACGGAGGAGGCAGAGGCAACTATGACAACTTCCGCGGACAAGGTGGCTATCTTGGGAAGCCACGCAACATCAG AATGTCACGAGGTGATCCACGCAACATCATTGAATATCGTGACCTGGACGCACCTGATGATATGGACTTCTTTTAG